The genomic region atcccatgacccccgagatcatgacctgagctgaaaccaagagtcggacacttaaccgactgagccccccaggcgacCCTCACTTAATTTAAAACTGTCCCTCTTTTCCAGCTTCATAACTGAACTGAATGTTGGGTTCAACCACATTATCTGTGTTAAAAGTGAGGacataaaaagtattataaagaCTGCAAGAGTGATTGTAGTGTGATCAAAAcatttcagagctggaaggaatctTTGAGATCTAATCCAGCACCcatatttacagatgagaaaactgaggcccaaacaGTCTGTTGGTCAAAGGACAGGACCAAAATCACATTCCATGGCTGagcctttcattcattcatcatccatccatccatccatccatccattcacccacttaATGAAAGCTGCCTAAGTACCAGGCTGATGCTAGGTGCTGAAAACAGGCTGCAAGGTGGCATTCACCAGTGCCCAGAcagtcttttttcttgttttaagataAATCCTTAAACGTCCTAATCAGGAAGACTCCTACAAGAATCCCACAGCCTTTGTAGCATGCGGCCCACTTTCAGTTTCACACATTTCAGTAAACGCAGTTGGGTTTAACTTCAGAGAGCCAACAACTATGTTTACTTTAAACGATTAAGCATTAACAAAGGGAAGCACAGTATTGTGAATGAGTCCCTCTCCAGTACATTCATAACTTAAGGAAGTGCAATCAGAAAatgccccccacacacaaaaaaagagttCACAGAGAGGACAGCTTACAAAATCAGAGCAATATGAGGTATCAATACAAATCAGTGAAGTCTAATAGCTCAAGTTCACCAAGTATGGAATGTAAATATCTCCCCATTTCATCAGACGTGGGTATGCTTTTCTGAGATGTCTCCATGTTAAAAAGACCTCCAAATTCATATTCAAACTAATGACCTCTTCCAATGAAACATACATCTAAACCAGGCCTTTTCCCTTCAAATCAACTTTCTTTGATTTCTAGCTGattaaaggaaaatcaaaattaaaaaaaaaaaaaacacctaaaatttAATGTGCTGGCTAAAAGAAATTCAAATCCTATATACAATCAAAACAGCAATAGCTCCAACCGCACATTTATGAGTTCTGTTTTTAAAGGGATGGGTAGTGAACTTACCCATCAACATAACTCATCCCTCATTCTGCTTGGACTTTTACATTCTGTAATATTAAGTCTGGCACTTAAACGTTTTGTGTATCTCAATTCACAGTCAACTTCTTTAAGGAGAAGAAACCATATTGACAAAGCTCTTAAATAAGACAACCCATCAGTAAGGCACTTTGAGAGATTAAACAGCAGCTCTCTATGCACCCACTTTCAGTGTTCTATACCAAAATGGAACACAGCTTTCACAGAGCTCTCGCAGATGACCAGTGGGTGATTtctgataaaataaaatcttcactgACGTTCTTTACCAGCTCTTTGACTTCCTTGGAACTCTTGTCAGCTCAGGAAGAAAGTGCCATTGTGCCACTCTTCTATTTCTCAAACTTCCAGATTTGATTTTTATCTAGAGCATCACAAGTTCTCATTTGAACATCAGGTCGACCCTCAGGTGTCCGGAAAGCACTAAGACACAGCCCCGAGTGTGGATGAAAAATGGTTCCATCTTCTTTAAAATGCCAAATAATGTTTGCTGGGATAGGGAACCCATCTTTTGGACAATTTTGCATTCCTACATACTTTTTTTGCTCAGGAACCTCTGCACATAATTCTGTCACAGAGTTAAACCTTATTTCTTTGCTTGAAGTATATTCAAAGAATTGATTGCCTCCTTGACCATGGCATCCAAACAGGGAAAGGTTAGCACCTGTGGGGTTGTTGTCAGGAGAATTATAATCTAAACATTCAGAAGAGATTCCCATACTGCGAACAGCTCCATGCCAACCTGGCCTATCCTCTGGAACGTGTaaattagaaaacacatttttcaaatacCAGTCAAAACTCTGGCACTTCAGCCGTTCTCGTagtaattttctttcagaaatatcACCATAAGCTTCTTTCCTTGCTGGAGGGTTTCGATTGTAGAAATGCTCTTTGTACTCGTCCATCCACACTTCCGCTGCCCGAGCAGTATTCTGTAGGAAATTGGGTCGAGCATATGGCGCCCGCTTGGGGAATACATGGCCCACATGGGAACACGGGTGGATCTCCAATTTACCACCACACTGCCACACCCTAAAAGACAGCTCAAGGTTTTCACCTCCCCACACTTCCATTCCAGTGTCATATGTTCCAAGgtactgaaaatatttcttgctGACAGCAAACAGTCCTCCAGCCATGGTGGGTGATCTGATTGGGTCAATTCTCGATTTCCGTCTGTCCCTTTCATGTCTGGGGACAGAATGCCACTGGAAGGTTAAGCGCCAGTCAAATCCACCAATCATGGGCTCCCCGGTCTGCATATAGAATTCAAAAGTATTCCAATCAATGGTGTCTATAACAGGACAAACAATTGCCGTCTCATCGTTACCAATTCTTTCCAAAAGTGGTTCTAACCAACCAGAATTACACTCACAGTGACAATCCAGGAAAGTGAGGACATCCCCAGTGGCAAAAGTGGCCCCAATCAGGCGGGCTCTAACCAGCCCTTCCCGCTTATTTGTTCTAATCAAGCGCACTCTATTAAGAGTGCTGATGTAAGTTTCAAGCTGTGTCTTCAAATAAACTCTGTCACTCAAGTCATCCACTAAGATGATTTCCTTCAAAAGGATCGCAGGAGAAGTTTCTAAAACACTGTGGATGGTGCGGAGCAAAGTCGACCAGGCTTCATTATAGAAAGCAATGATAACAGAGGTGGTGGGAAGTCTCCTATAATTAAACTTCTTGGATTTACATTCATACATTCTCTTATCCTCTATGTGGCGATGCAGGGAAATCCTGTCACTGAGATAAATATTAATAGCATATCTCTCAATAA from Halichoerus grypus chromosome 6, mHalGry1.hap1.1, whole genome shotgun sequence harbors:
- the GALNT4 gene encoding polypeptide N-acetylgalactosaminyltransferase 4 → MRIRMAVRWTWAGKSCLLLALLTVAYILVELSVSTLHASPAADLARERGPKQLSDPWEKAEDLSRPLYKKPPADSHALGEWGKASKLQLSEGELKQQEELIERYAINIYLSDRISLHRHIEDKRMYECKSKKFNYRRLPTTSVIIAFYNEAWSTLLRTIHSVLETSPAILLKEIILVDDLSDRVYLKTQLETYISTLNRVRLIRTNKREGLVRARLIGATFATGDVLTFLDCHCECNSGWLEPLLERIGNDETAIVCPVIDTIDWNTFEFYMQTGEPMIGGFDWRLTFQWHSVPRHERDRRKSRIDPIRSPTMAGGLFAVSKKYFQYLGTYDTGMEVWGGENLELSFRVWQCGGKLEIHPCSHVGHVFPKRAPYARPNFLQNTARAAEVWMDEYKEHFYNRNPPARKEAYGDISERKLLRERLKCQSFDWYLKNVFSNLHVPEDRPGWHGAVRSMGISSECLDYNSPDNNPTGANLSLFGCHGQGGNQFFEYTSSKEIRFNSVTELCAEVPEQKKYVGMQNCPKDGFPIPANIIWHFKEDGTIFHPHSGLCLSAFRTPEGRPDVQMRTCDALDKNQIWKFEK